The DNA region GGGCCTGTGTACCGATACCCAGCAGCTGGCTTATGTGCGCCGTCCTGGCGAAGAGAGCGCTCCTCAAGACCTGGAGCGGGCGCTCGCTGCGGGCAACTTATTGCAGGACATCACCGTCGCCCAATTTGCAATCGGCAAAACCGGCAATCAGGTACTGGCAGATGCCCTGGCCCAAGCCTCAACTCAGGGTTTAAAGGCCCGGGTCTATACCCATCCCATCGGGGTTCATGGCCATGCCGCCGGACCAACCATCGGCCTCTTTGATAAGCAGGACTTTGTAGCCGGTAGCGGTGACTATCCCCTTTATGACAACACCTGTTATGCCCTGGAGCTGAACGTCATCACCTCGGTGCCTACCTTGGATCAGGATGTAATGATACCCTTGGAGCAGACGGTGGCCTTTACCCAAGGTAAAGTGCAGTTCTTGGGAGGGCGGCAGACCCGCCTCCACTTAATTTAGTTGACGGGAGCACGGGGACGGTTCTCTTGCTCCCTTTGGTTTTTATCTGTCGTTCCTAACCTTCCTTTCATACGCCTATGGTGTCTTCACTGAGCTTAAGCCACGGTTAAGTCTTACCTACCATGTAAGGAGACTAATGGGGTTTTTTTGTTGTCAAATTTTGAATGTAGTTCTGCTACATGGGAGCAGTAGAACCGTCCCCGCGCTCCTGCCCCGTGCTCCCGCAATTTACATGGGAGCAGTAGAACCGTCCCCGTGCTCCCGCCCCGTGCTCCCGCAGAACCGTCCCCGTGCTCCCGCCCCGTGCTCCCGCAATTTATTGTTGACGTTCAGGCGCAATAACGTTATAATATATCTAATCACATTAGGCAGGGGTGATTAATTGAGTTACTCAAGCGAAATATTGCGTGGCAACACCGAAACCATTATTCTGGCTATCCTCAGTAAAAAAGACTCATATGGCTATGAGATTATGAAGACAATTATTGAAGGCGGAAAGGGCCTGTTCACCATTAAGGATGCCACGGTCTACACTGCATTCAAACGTATGGAGAAGGAACAGTTAATCACCAGTTATTGGGGGGACGGAGATGGCAGTGCAAGGCGAAAATACTACAGAATTACCGACAAGGGCAGGGAGGTATATGCCCAGAAGGTTGAAGAGTGGAGAGAGATACAAGTTGTCCTAAATAACCTGATTGGGGGTGGCATGTAATGGAAAAGAAATTACGAAAGCTCATCAGAAGAAAATTTTC from Bacillota bacterium includes:
- a CDS encoding PadR family transcriptional regulator, producing the protein MSYSSEILRGNTETIILAILSKKDSYGYEIMKTIIEGGKGLFTIKDATVYTAFKRMEKEQLITSYWGDGDGSARRKYYRITDKGREVYAQKVEEWREIQVVLNNLIGGGM